The following DNA comes from Haloferax mediterranei ATCC 33500.
CGCCGAAGAGCCTGAACCACAGGTGGTAGAGTCGAACGAGACCACCGAAGAAGAACTCGAACCACAGGCGGTAGAGGCGAACGAAACCGCCCCTGAAGAACTCGAATCCATCGACGGTATTGGTCCCACATACGCAGAGCGCCTTGCCTCGGTGGGAATAACGTCGGTGTCTGGGTTGGCTGCGGCCGACCCATCGGAGATTGCCGCAACCATCGACGTGCCGGTCTCACGAGTGACCGCGTGGGTTGAACAGGCATCCGACCGCACCGACTAATCGTTTTTTCGACGTGAAAATCGCTTAGACAGGGAGTACCGGGATTTTTGCGAGCCGAATCACACGGTCCGTACAGCTCCCGATGTGTGGTACCTGGAACTCCGAATGGCCATGCCGACCCATCACGATGAGGTCGATGTCCTCATCCTCCGTGTACTCGAGAATGACCTCGTGCGGGATACCCCGCTTACAGACAGAGACGACATCGAGACCGAGGTCTTCCGCTTTTTCTTCCACTACCTGAAGTGCCTCTTCGCCGTGGTCCTCAATCTGCTCGAAGAAAAGTTCGTCACTCGAGAGCGCAGGTGTGTCACCGTAGGTTCGCCGGTCGATGACGTAGAGGGTATGAACAGTTGCCTTATATTTCCGGGCGATATCGAGGCCGTACTCGACACCGCGCTCGGAGCCATCACTCCCGTCGACGGGGATGAGAATATCATCGTACATCGTATCCACATATTTAGCAGCACAGGATATGAAACTTTAGTCCATCTGACGAGACCTTCGGGTACATTCACAACGCAGGACTGGTCGGTTTTTACGAATAGTATCTAACCTCTGATACCATACATCAGTTCTCAGCACATGATTTTTCGCTGTGCTATCGATTAGGCCGGGCTATTCAAGCAGAGTACTGCGAAGGAACAGAGATAACTACACCAGTGGGCTGTGAATTGCGTCTGTCAATCGAATATAAATGGTAATTACCATTTACACAGGTACGTTTGTAATGGATGAATTTTCACATACCATGAAATTCATACACAATAGAAAAGATTTCTGACTTTAGAAGGTGAAACGTAAAGAGTTGATATTCCGGTGTATCCACAACGGATGTCAGTTCTAGCCGTTAATTCACGGAGATAGTAATCACTAACAACGTTTTTCGAGGACGCATGCGATAGTACATGATAGAGGAACCGAGGGAGACGATATGACATACACACTCGAGATTAGTGACGATCTCAAAGAGCGGTTAGACGGCCATTTAGAGGAAGACGAATCGCACGAGGAGTTCATCGCCGAACTCCTCTCGATGTACGAGACTGAGGGGACATTCCTTCAAGAGGGATACTCAGAATAGGGCGATGACCATCACCACCGACCGGACGGCGTGGACTGAGCCGAACGGAATCGACGAAGCAGTAGCTGAAGTACAGTCGGTAACACACGAACCCGCACATCCTGCTGATCCCACTCAGTTATCGAATATCGATGGCGCTCACAGTTGACTGCGCGTCTCATTCGAGAGAAGGACCTCTCGTTCGTCGCTGTCGAGGGTGGCGGGCCTTCGAACCCCTTGTCACGGGCATTGCCCACGACACATGCGAGGGTTCTCACCAACACGCAGAGCGGTGGGAATGGGATTCGAACCCACGAGGCCTCTCGGCCACCTGCTTTCCAAGCAGGCACATTAGTCCACTCTGTCATCCCACCAGTTGCGAGCGTTGTTCAAGAGACAATACCGTTGCAACGACCAAACCAACTTCGGTCGGAGAAGTGTGTTACTGAAAGTCATGAATTTCAACTCAGCTGCGTGGAATCGCAAGACACAATCCCACCAATAATTATTCCGCCTTAAAATGGTTAGAAAATATAAATCTATTTGTAGCCTCGACAACATCTATTATCTGGTGCTACACCAATGCCAACCGAACTAGAAACAGTCCAGTTTTCGTTCTCAGACGTGACGGGACACGAGTACACTGACTCGAAGGATGTCGGCGTTCGTGGACCGGTTACCGCAGCAGAGACGGCCATCAAGAGCTTTGACATCGGATACGATGGCGAAGACCATCACATCATGTCCGAGAAGATTCAGACAGATGCCGACGTTCACGGCGACACAATCAGTGTGAATCTTCAGGCGCTCTTCCGCGACGCCAGCGGCCACATCGACGACCCCTACGGTGGCAATATCGAGGTACTCGTCGTTTCCGAGACCGAATAACTCGACCGACTGATTCGGATTTTTCGCGTCGGTATACAATAGTTAGTAGTAACTCGGCTATCCTCAGTATCCCGTTTACGAACCATTAGCGTCCAGAGTTACCAGCACTTTTCCTTTGGCACGTCCTTCTTCAAGATACCTGATAGCCTCGGGAACCTCGGCTAACGCGTATCGACTATCGATAACAGGCTTGACTGTACCGGTTTCGAGAAGTTCCTTTACGAAGGCCAGATCGTCTTTGTTAGGTTCCATCAGCAAATTACGTAGATTCTTACTCCCGACTACAGACAGTAACGGTCCGAAAATCATAGCTTGAAACAATCGACCGACTGGACCACCCACCATGACATAGGTTCCCTCTGGTGTTAATGCGCGCTTGTAATCAAACAGAGAATGTGATGCCGCAGTATCGAGAATCAAATCGTACGATTGTCTATGTTCGGTGAACTCTTCTCGGGTGTAGTCGATGACGCGGTCTGCCCCAATCGAGCGAACGATTTCCATTTTTTCCGTGCTGCAGACGCCGGTTACGTCAGCCCCGAACGATTTGGCAATTTGCACCGCAAACGTCCCGACACCGCCGGACGCACCATTAATCAAGACATTTTGGCCCGACTGAATCTGTCCAGCACCCCGAAGACCCTGAAGGGCGGTGACTGCTGCTGTCGGCACGACCGCCGCTTCCTCGAACGAAACGTCAGCAGATTTCATCACCAACGTATCTGCTGTTGCGACAACGTAGTCGGCAAAGCCGCCAAAACCACACTTCGATACGTCCCCAAATACCGCATCACCCGGGTGAAACCGCGTCACATTTTTGCCTACGACTTCGACCCGACCCGCAACATCCATCCCGAGTATCTGTAATTTCGGTTGTAGAATACCACCGTACATGAAGCGGACTAAGAACGGTGACCCCCTCATGAGATGGCAGTCACCAGCGTTCACCGACGCTGCACGAACGTCTATCAATACCTCACTGTCGTTGGGGGTCGGCCTATCCACTTCTTTTTGTTCGAAAACACTGGGATCGCCATACTCAGAGTACACAACTGCGTTCATTTTGTCTCCGTCCTGCCTTCCAGTCGCCGCATCGACCGTCATATTCGCTGAACGATGACTCCTATCTTCCGCATTACCATAATCTACCATGGCGATTATTTCTTATTTGTATTATATATTTGAGACAACATAATCGTTGGTTTGCTACTCCGATTCGAGGACCCGCGCATGTAGTTTTACCAGACCAGTCAGCATCCGCTTCACCGCAAGGCAGAACAAAACGACGTGCTGTCGGAGGGGAAATCGTATCCGTAAACCGTCGGGATTGTGCTACCGCCCGATGAGCCAGCACGATAGGCAGACAAACAATGAGGTCCGTGCGTTAAATAGTGGCACAGGCCATACTATACGGTGAGACAATGGGAGCGACTAGCAAGTTTACAGACAGAACCGAGGCGGGACAGTTACTCGCAGAGGAGCTCAATCGACGCGATATCGAGGCGGATATCGTACTCGCCATCCCACGGGGTGGGCTTCCGCTCGGGCGGCCTGTCGCGGACGCGCTCGATGTCCCGCTCGACATCGTTGTCGCGAAGAAAATCGGAGCGCCGGGGAATCCCGAATATGCGCTCGGCGCGGTTACGAGCGACGGGAGCGTCTGGCGTAACGAAGAGGGTCTCCGTGGGTTCGGTGATAACGAGGAGTATTTCGAACAAAAGCGGGCAGAGGAGGCGGAAAACGCGCGCGCAAAAGCAGAGCGCTACCGAGAGGGCGACGCACCCGACTTGACCGATAAAACGGTCGTCATCGTCGACGATGGAGTGGCGACGGGGTCGACCATCAAGGCTTGTATTCAACCAGTCCGTACCGCTGCAGATCGGGTCATCGTCGCGGTCCCAGTTGGGCCACCACACACGATAGACGAGGTTCGACAGATGGTCGACGAGGTCGTCTGTCTCCAGACACCGAGTAGCTTCATGGGTGTCGGTCAGTTTTACCGCAACTTCGAACAAGTGACTGACGAAGAGGCAATGACATACCTGGAACAGGAGTCGTAATCGGGTGAATAGTGACCCGATACCACTGATTTCACCTATTGCAACTATTCCTCATCGGGAACCAACTGCTGATGCGCAGTTGATACACAGGCCAGTCTCTTCGTCATAGTGGGTGTGACAAACGAGTGCGCCGCACTGCTGACACTGCTGTTCGGCAGCCATCGATTCACACACCTGACAGAGTCCGTGGATACTCATATTAGCTCGTGGTAAACACCGGAATATCTGACCGACCGACGAGGCGCGCAGTCGTGCTTCCGAGTAGGTGCTCAGGTCCCGCACTCCGGCCACGAGTCCCCAAAGTGATAACATCGGCGTCAACGCCGTCAGCATAGGAGAGGATTTCGTCCTCTGGGACGCCCCGTAAGACGGTCGTTGTCACCGGGAGATTCCGGTCGCGAGCAGTTGTTTCGATATCGGTGATTGCATTCTGACCGCCCTGCTTGAGGAGACCGACGATGCTCCGAGGAGCATCTCCAAGCCCGTAGGTCGTCGTGTCGATAACGTACACCACGTGAACGTCAGCGCCGTATCGCTCGGCGATACCAAGCCCGTGTTCGGCAGCACGTTCTGCAGCGTCGCTGCCGTCGGTCGCGACGACGACGTCGTCATACATGGCGTAGCCCTCAGTCGGGACAGTCACGTCTGGGGCAACCCGAACGGACATCACCGGTACGTCCGAGAGTGCAACCACTCGTTCCGTCGCCCGTCCCGTCAAGAACTCCCCGCGCCCCGCTTCACCGTGGGTCCCCATCATCACGAGGTCGATGTCGTTCGCTTCGATATACTTGGTAATTACTCGATGCGGAATGCCTTCGCTGACGGTACGAACGGCCGCGATTCCACTCTCGTCGGCTCGTTTCTGTACCTGCTGGGTCATATCCCGCCCGCGCCGCTCGGAGTAGTTCCGTAATTCGTCTCGTGCTGAAGACCCTAAGCCAGGTGGTTCGGGGCTGGTATCGACGACGTAGAGGATGTGGACCGTTGCGTCGCCAATTCGAGCGAGGTCGAGCGCCCGGACAACTGCCGCTTCAGCTTCCGAACTGCCATCCATCGGAAGGAGTATCTCGTCGTACATACTGGCGTTTATCTACGGTTTCGAGAATCAAATAACCCAAGCTCAGAGCATGTGTATCTCGTGTGTGCAGCGGTGTATTCGATGTTCAAGAATACGCTCAGACCAGCTTCCTTCCTACCGATAGAGCGTGTTTATCGGGCCTAAAAGTCTACCTGCGATTCTCACTTGGTGGTAGGCGCAGTCGAAATTTTGTCGAGTGCTACCATACACCTATATAGCTATGCCAGTGAAAAATATCGCCGTCGACGCGATGACAACCAGTCGGGAAGCCTCGGTTACAGACCTCGCTCAGACGATGCTGGACGAACAACTCGGTGACCTCGTCGTCGTCGAAGGCGACAAGCCAGTCGGGATGGTCACAGACCGTGACATCGCCCTCGCCGTCGCAGAACACGACGATGTAACCCAACTCACTGCCGAAGACATCATGACGGCAGATCCGCTTACGATTCACGAGGACGCGACAGCAGTTGACCTTCCGGCCAAGATGGCGGAGGGACAGGTCCGTCGGATTCCTGTCGTTGACGACGGAGGGGCACTCGTCGGCATCGCCACGCTCGACGATGTCGTCGCAACGACGGGCGAGATGTTGAAAGACGTTGCGACGGTAATCGAGTGGCAATCCCGCGAATACAAGCCAGAGGACTGACTCTCGTAACCACACCTTTTCGTTTGCGCTTCGTCGGTCACCAAACACTGCGCCGTCTGCTCCCGAGAACGGTCGTTCTGGGCTCCCACAATCAGTATTCGAAACCGAACAGCAAGATGTAGAAAGACACCAATGGACAATCTATGAGTACCCACCCAAACCACGAGCATTCGGACAAGCAATCACCGAGATATCGTTCTCATCCCCAGATCGAGGGGACAATCCTCTGTTGTCGTGTCTGCCAGCTAGAATCAGAGGGTGAAACGCGAGGGACGGTCTCGAAGCTACCCGATAGACACGAACATTCAGCAGGTGAGGGAGAGCACAGCCAAGAGGAGGGCGCGGACGGAGTAGGTGTGGCAGGAGTGGACGAACAGCCAGCCCACGAACACGGAACCGAGCATCCGCACAGTCACGCGGAGGCCGAACACCCCCCTTACGCAGCAGACGAGCACGACCACGAGAGGCACGAGCATGGAGTTGACTATGAAGATCAGAGAGCACACACGGACCACACCGGCCACGAACGGATGTTCCGCCGCCGGTTCTGGGTGTCGCTCGTTCTCTCGGCACCAGTCATTTTCTTCAGCGAATTCATTCAGGATGTCTTCACCTACACCGCGCCCACGTTCCCCGGGAGCGTCTGGGTCACACCCGTCCTGTCGGTGATAATTTTCGCGTACGGTGGAGTTCCGTTCCTCTCGATGGCCCGGACGGAGCTCGAGAATCGCGAACCGGGGATGATGATGCTCATCTCACTCGCTATTACGGTCGCATTCGTCTACTCCATCGCGAGCCTGTTTCTCGAAGGGACAACGCCGTTTTTCTGGGAACTCGTCACGCTGATCGACATCATGCTGCTGGGCCATTGGATGGAGATGCGCTCCGTTCGGCAGGCTTCCGGGGCGCTCGACGAACTGGCGAAACTTATGCCGGATACCGCAGAGCGGGTCACCGAGAGTGGAGACACCGAAGAAGTTCCCATCTCCGACCTGACTGTAGGAGATGTCGTGCTCGTCCGTCCGGGCGCGAGCGTTCCGGCCGACGGTGAAGTTGTGGAGGGTGACTCCTCCGTCGATGAGTCGATGATTACC
Coding sequences within:
- a CDS encoding universal stress protein is translated as MYDEILLPMDGSSEAEAAVVRALDLARIGDATVHILYVVDTSPEPPGLGSSARDELRNYSERRGRDMTQQVQKRADESGIAAVRTVSEGIPHRVITKYIEANDIDLVMMGTHGEAGRGEFLTGRATERVVALSDVPVMSVRVAPDVTVPTEGYAMYDDVVVATDGSDAAERAAEHGLGIAERYGADVHVVYVIDTTTYGLGDAPRSIVGLLKQGGQNAITDIETTARDRNLPVTTTVLRGVPEDEILSYADGVDADVITLGTRGRSAGPEHLLGSTTARLVGRSDIPVFTTS
- a CDS encoding NAD(P)-dependent alcohol dehydrogenase is translated as MTVDAATGRQDGDKMNAVVYSEYGDPSVFEQKEVDRPTPNDSEVLIDVRAASVNAGDCHLMRGSPFLVRFMYGGILQPKLQILGMDVAGRVEVVGKNVTRFHPGDAVFGDVSKCGFGGFADYVVATADTLVMKSADVSFEEAAVVPTAAVTALQGLRGAGQIQSGQNVLINGASGGVGTFAVQIAKSFGADVTGVCSTEKMEIVRSIGADRVIDYTREEFTEHRQSYDLILDTAASHSLFDYKRALTPEGTYVMVGGPVGRLFQAMIFGPLLSVVGSKNLRNLLMEPNKDDLAFVKELLETGTVKPVIDSRYALAEVPEAIRYLEEGRAKGKVLVTLDANGS
- a CDS encoding CBS domain-containing protein, encoding MPVKNIAVDAMTTSREASVTDLAQTMLDEQLGDLVVVEGDKPVGMVTDRDIALAVAEHDDVTQLTAEDIMTADPLTIHEDATAVDLPAKMAEGQVRRIPVVDDGGALVGIATLDDVVATTGEMLKDVATVIEWQSREYKPED
- a CDS encoding phosphoribosyltransferase, encoding MGATSKFTDRTEAGQLLAEELNRRDIEADIVLAIPRGGLPLGRPVADALDVPLDIVVAKKIGAPGNPEYALGAVTSDGSVWRNEEGLRGFGDNEEYFEQKRAEEAENARAKAERYREGDAPDLTDKTVVIVDDGVATGSTIKACIQPVRTAADRVIVAVPVGPPHTIDEVRQMVDEVVCLQTPSSFMGVGQFYRNFEQVTDEEAMTYLEQES
- a CDS encoding DUF7557 family protein, producing MTYTLEISDDLKERLDGHLEEDESHEEFIAELLSMYETEGTFLQEGYSE
- a CDS encoding universal stress protein: MYDDILIPVDGSDGSERGVEYGLDIARKYKATVHTLYVIDRRTYGDTPALSSDELFFEQIEDHGEEALQVVEEKAEDLGLDVVSVCKRGIPHEVILEYTEDEDIDLIVMGRHGHSEFQVPHIGSCTDRVIRLAKIPVLPV